The Clavelina lepadiformis chromosome 1, kaClaLepa1.1, whole genome shotgun sequence genome segment CATGCAAGCACACATAAGACTCATCAACGTGCGTGCCAATCCAGAGTCTGAGAGTGGGATCGACATAATTCGTccattaaaaatttacactcAAGCAAATAATGTTacatcaaaattgtttacttaAAGAATCTGCTgatttaaaactataaaaattacCATGTAGCCTATGTACGTTgaaaatttacattaaaatttaGCAGTGTAAAAATTGCACTTGATCCATTCAAAGTTTTTGGTGGAAAGGCCCTAGGTTCCAGTCTGAATATCCAAGTGTGTGGGACCTGCACGCACGAGATTAATCAACGTGTACGCagaattttttatcttcacgctgatttattttaaacaaagaaaagctggttgtttgaactttgaacgataatttataataattatacaaagaaaactggttgtttaaacaacaatttttaaaaaataaacaaagaattgtggttcagtgcatgccatcacgccaaaattAGCGTCTTTCCAATTCTCCTTGAATTGCTCTGCTTTTCAGTCAGAGTCAGTATAGAATGAACTAACCAAGTAATGTTCGTTGCTTGCATTAGTGGCATAAACATcgatttatgacaaatacaaagaattaagGCTTTACGGTACTGTGCCAAGCATAACGCCATAACTTTTTCAACCCACGATTTCTGGTCGAagactgccatactttccagtttgCCGGTCGGGATTATTACGATAGCTTAAATTGAAATGCAGTGTAGGCTACTGAGTGCCGGTATAGACCTAGACAGTTTAGCAGTTGACGGTACCGTAATTCGAAAATCGAACTTACGTAGCCTTGCCAAGCCATTTTTCGGTCGTAACATTTCAGAAACAGACATATGATATCTGGTGATCATTTTTCGTTTACCAAACTGTACAATGGTCACAATAAACGAAAGCAGCTCCCAGTTCCAGCAGCAAGGTCTACAACGcaacaaaaaaatcacaagCAAATAATGGCGCACTTCTGATTTGTTGGCGCCCAGTTTGTGAGACCAAGagagaattttttttttttttaaattttatttggtgttgttttagAGATAGAATAGACTATAGCCTTTGTCACAGTTATCGCTAAATGGTAAAAGAGCATTTTAACCtaattacagaaaaaaacGTTTATCTCATGTCTTTCTTTTTTCGTCTTTCgttttttgttgtgttgtCTTTCAAACGATACACACAGTTATAGAAGCTCTTCAgtaatattttttccaaaaaatcaagtttgtctatgttttaacacattttgttttctttcaataaaacttaaacGATGTCTTTCAGTTAGCCGTAGATAACCCATAGAATTATTTACGTTCGTCTACTCTACGGCGTTTGGACTTATTTCGATATCTGGTGTCCATCGGTTTATCATCTATTCAATTAATTAATCTCTTTGTGACGTGTTGCCCGGGTTCTTTGTCATGTGCTTactgaaaaaaacatttggtcTATTTGTAGAAATAGACTACATCCACATCAGAGTCAACCGTGTGCGATACTTTAATTTAACGCTGTTAGCTAAATCGTTCATCATTGCTGACGGCTATTCACCTACCAATACGGCGTCTGGGCGTCAATGGCGCTTTGGCGCGTGAATGTGCTTTCATTAAAAGTCCAAGAGTACTACCACAAATGCAGCGTATGCTTTGAGTAAAACGTTTTGAGGACCAGAGTTCACATTCCTAATTTTGACGTAGTGGTTTATTTCCACAAACTCATTCAAAATAGGCCGGAATTTAGCATATTTCACGTGCCTATAGCTTAATTTAGTATATAGTCCACAATAGTAGCGTTTCATTTGACATTATAGCTTACCATCATTTTTAGTTTGCAAAGATAATCTTGCCAACTTGTagcaaattaaaacatttaatctGGCCGCAAGATGACACTAGTGCGCAATCGGTAGAGAGCACACGGAATAACCGTGTGGAGAAGGCGTATTGGtattgtaatattttatgGTACTAGAGTTTAGACTCTAAACTTTAGagtctagaccaggggtgAAGCACCTATTTCCTGTCGCGGTCCACTTTGTCAtttacagctgagtaagccgGGTGCACGGCTTTTTGGTCATACTATGGAATCTTGCTCGCCTGTAATCTAACCTGTAACATTTtacataataattagcattcaagcGCAAACCGCTTCATTCGGCAGGTTTTTATCTGCTCCCCCGGgtgcaaaaaatacatcggGTGAATGTGgaaatctattgaagacatactgctgcgactcaatcgtactatcagcttttgatatcgcattgcgccaagattagaaacagatgaaagaaagtttaaaactgCTGGTATCGCcagaatgcttcgccatgcaagagcgatTGTCCAACCGATttgcgggccggacaaaattcttttctgggccgcatgttcgtcacttccGTTCTTGACTAACAGGAACACCGAGTAATGAGAAGATTTCTCGACAGTACTCGGTGtaatttggaaaaagttcttgACCACGATTACTTACAATCGTAAACGCCAGACCAAAGCAACCGCATGTCACGACGAATCCGAGTTAGACTGAACATGGCTGAGTTGTCTTGAAGTAGACAGATTGCTGTCAAATGACGATGAAAGCGACTTACAAGCCAAAAGACGCTCTGGTAAAACTGCAGCGTTccaaacattgcaaaaacattgATTTCTTGAATTGTGACGTGTTTTCGAGATTGCAGTACCGCAGGATTGTTTCTATCAAAGGAAAAcgaaaagaatttttaaaaagaaatagtAGAGATCGGAATATGAATATGAATGAATATGAATATATGAATATTCAGGCCAATTTAAACTCATTTCAGTAATCAAATCATCACCTTATTCCTGCAAAAGCTATTGTCAATATGACCATACTTTATAGGACGTATTTATCATAAAAAACATTGAGTTGTGGCTTTTACTACTAAGCTTCTATAGCATTTGGTTTCTAACTTTGTTGgttgaaacaaaaatcttaTATAAAATTCTTGAAGCGTTTATCAGGACGTGAACCAGTTTCAAAGCGAAATTTATTGAAAGAAGACAAATAAGTTGTTTTTACGTAAGAAACGTTTCTCATTTTTGAATACCGGTATACTTGCCACTTTTGATTATAATCATTCAACTTTTAAAATGTCGCGGTTAAAACCGGCACAACAAACAACCGACTGCGCTTTCCTCAAAAAGAACTCTGCATTTCCCCATGGAAGAGTTAAGTGTAGTTTAATCGTAACCTGCGGCGCTCTGTAAGCACTGATATATCCTACTGCACATATGTTCATGATTGGTGCTTTCTACCTTTCGTGATATGAAATAAACCATCAATTTTCTATGCTTATATCTTTAGTTTTATGTTGATGCATACAGTTTGTGAGTTGGAGACACCAAAGGCATTGCCACATCAATTAATCCAGAAACTCGCGTCATTACCGCCCAAACGTATGAAGgtttaaagttaaactgtAAAGGCTATAAACGTGAGGGAAGGAACTTTAGCCTTGGCTAGGCTGGAGTTTGGTTTACGCCACCAGTATCCGGACTATCTGATACCTTTCATTGTTACGGTTTTTATGTTTGTACAAATGAGACAGTTGTGCGTAAAAAGCGCTGGTGAGTTTCTGGTCAACGCTTTGGTTATTTGTCGACTTTACTTTCATTTCTAAAAAGCGGTACCGGTGCAGTAGATGATGATCAAGCTCAATACTCAGTTGTATTGAGCTGGTTGTCTAACACTTTCTCGCAGAAAACAATTTCAGACGTAACAACCTCATGACGTGTTTATTGACTGATTTATTAAGTTGCCAAATTGAAAGACGAGTACAGAGCAGCAGAGAGAGAACAGAACTTTGTCAATCTCACTCTCAGATAACGTGCTTATGCACAGGTAGCCTACATACTGTATAGGCGAGACGACAACACTTCTACGCAATTCTCGCACATGACACGACAGCACACAAGTGAAACAATGGGGTATTAGGacgatatttttgttaaaatttgccGGTGACAGTTGGGGAAAATATGCTCAATCCGCTGGAGTCCCGGCCAAAAGCCTTGGGAATCGGTTTAAGTAAAGAAATAACCCACACAGGAAAGAGATACCAAGGAGTTCTTTGTGTATAAGCAATACATTAATACAACGATGCATAAATGCGCCCGACGTAGTAATAAATAAGGAATCGTCATTAATGATTAATCTGTAAGCGCTGGAAGTTACAAAATTCTTTGCACGAGTTGACTTGAATGAATCCTCGCCGCTCGAGTCCTGGCATAAAATTTTCATCTTTGTACAAGTCGTTCATACCTTGctcaaatatattttatcaGTACCGAGCCAGAGAACCTGGTTGGCGTAATTACGAGCAAGGCACTGTAACTACTTAGCTACCCTGCCAACCTTTTTGTGTCTAAGCTTATCTTTCGTATCACAGGCTAGCAGCGGGGACTTTTTATGACGCAAAACGAAGTTTTATGAACTTAAAGACAAACAGAGAAACAATTGAGTAAATGTATCGTCAAACTAGTTGTACATGTAAGCAGTTTAGATAAAGAGCATTAACATGATTATGCGATTACTTATGCTCAAAACATTTCGGTAAATGTTCGCCCGTAATACAAAACTCACTGCTATTACACCATATTCAACCTGCGTTTTGGTATAACTCCCCAAGGCATGTTAAACACCAGCAAGAATAATACGAGATATCATGAAGTTTGCCACTACGCGATAAATAGCGTATTTTATTCGTTTGTAAGTTCCGTCTTGTGAAGTTTTCTATATTTCCATTTTTCGGCTTACACACATGCAAGGGCGacttacatttttttgttatctaaACGTACTTTTATTTgcgatttttgttttgttggccACAGTACATCGAAAAAAAATGTCCTCCCTTTTTCTTACGTCTTTTGTATCATTGCGTTAGACGTTAGAGAATAGACGACTATATTGCCACGACTTACTCTACGGTTTCGTCCCAGCGGTCAACTGGACCATACAATCAGCGAAAAGTATAAAGGTGGCGTTTGAAACGAGGATAGTGAGATAGAATCTGGACGTACAGAAAGAGCCAACATCGGAAACTCAGTGTAGTAATGATacaatttcttctttttatTCATATGATAATCTTATGCGAGCTAAAATTTCGCTTTAGTTATTTTCCATTCTCGGTGTTTAGAATGCCATCCGCCAACGATATTGTGATGGCTGTTGTTAGAATGACTGAACTACACAATTAGACAGGTCATCGGTAATAGGCATTGGTTTTTGATACAGCTACAAGGACACTAGAAAATGCATCTCTGTTGATCTGTGATGTCGTCTGAACGGGTCGCAGTATCTAACATCAAAAATACCAATTTCTAACGATAGGCCATAATTTGACTGCATTACATTGATCCTGCTTTGACGTGAGCATTAGGCTATGTTATACTTGTGCTGAGTCATGTTTTCTAGTATCGGAAAACGTGACAATATGGAAAGGAAGGTGCCTTTGCTGCAAGCATGTGCAGGTACATTCTACAGTTTCGGAGAAAGTGCTAGTTATAAGACAGTGTGGCGGCGGCGCAAAGAATGGAAGGAAATTTCATGACATTGGGTTCTAGTAATCCCAGTTGGTGTTTTTGTTTCTCTGATGACGAAGGCAGACGTTGTCACAAGGAAAAGGCAAAAGTTTTTATGACGGTTCCTCTGAAAGCAACAAGTGCTGTCCAGACTGACAAACTGATCAAACAGACACCGGTGTCATCCATCGAAACACACCAAGATTGGTACATTACATCAAGTGACGTCAGCATGAGGGTCTAGTCCAGTATAATTTAAATCAggattaaaacatttacaaagcGTAGAGGATCAATTGCGCCTTTAATGTGAGCATGTAGAAATTCTTCACCGGTGCTAATTTATTCTTAGCGGCATCATTATCTTTTGCATGCGAGATATAAGTCTATTTACTCAATTGCGCATGGCACATTAAACCAAACAGAACGGAATGTGTTGACAGGCAAAACGTCTTACAGCTTGCTTGGCCAATTGCTTGTTAGTGTGTGAGGTGTTCTAGTTCTTTTACAATCTCTTACAAGGAATTCTCATAAGAATGAAAGCAGCGCAAAAAGTAGTTTTCCCAGTTTGATGAGTCGAAACATAAGCAGGTATGGTCTGTGGTGAGAGTCAAAACGTCTTCTGTAATTGCATATCAGATAAGAACATTAGCAATAAACATAATTGTTCACTCTACAAGCACCGAGTAAGTTTGAGGTCGAAGCGATGGTTGCCGAAGGCGTATCAGGTCTTTCAACCGCATCAAGAGTTGGCTTGTCTGTCTATACTGGTTCTATTTTTTTACACGTATCAagtgttgaattttttttagtttgtttgaaaaaacatgaCTGGTGTTATGCCATTCGACGCTTTACGCACGCGAAATTGTTGTTAAACCATTTAAGCATTAGGACTGAGTTCAATTAACAAGCAGTACAATGGTTTTGACCTCACAAAAGTGCTCTTTTAGGTCATCTcttattttgtgatttttctaTACAGGAAAGCAGAAGCAATTGTTATGCGTTCTCCCCCGATCAGAAAATGCTTTCTGTACGTATTTTTCGCTCTCGTCTCTATCACCAACGTCATGTGGATAGTGTCATCCTATTGGCTGAATCGGCGATTACGTCATAACGCATTCAACGTAACATACAGGGAAAATGTGACGTCAGCGATGTCGGTAACAATACGGATAACGGTTTTGGCGGAAAAACCGGTTTGTTCCGCCCCGGACAAGTTGGTGGGCGTGATGAAAATGAACATGGCTGAAATGATCAAGACCTACCATGACCTCAACGCGAGCGTCTCGACCCAGTCGACAAGATCAGGCGGTTTCGCCTTTGAGCCGGATTCCTGTAAACCGAAGCTCTCCGTCGCCATCATTATCCCGTTCAGGGATCGCGAGGATCATCTGAAAACCTTGCTGGGCCATCTGCATCCGATATTACTCCGACAGAACCTAAGGTACCGCTTATAAGTACAGGGTCTGTGTGTAGAGTTATTGGACGCATGTTAAGAATTAGCGAGAATTACTCTCCTGTTTAGCAATGGTTTAGATTAAAAGTCCTTATATCTTATCAGAATTATTACTTTTTCATCACAATTACGATAAGCATGCTACCAGTACCACGACCTTTTAATAATACAGTACATTCGCTTATTGTTGTAACTTACAACTTGTACCACATAGTTGATTGCAGTTGGATTTCAGGTTTCAAGTGTTCGTTGTGGAGCAATCTGGAAATGGGACATTCAATAAAGGAAGGCTGATGAACACGGGCTTCTTGTATGCCAAGAATGAAGCAAAAACCCATTTCGACTGCTACATCTTCCACGATGTTGACATGCTTCCTGAGGACGACAGAAACTTGTACAGGTGAAAGATTCGACACCTTTTTAGTTAACTCAATAACTTGAACTTGGCAAAGATCTTAACGTCAAAATGCACACTAATTAAGAATGCTGAATCTCCCACGCAGTAAAACTCGACTTATCAAACCATAGCCTAAGAAGGTGCAAcacgaaaatattttccaactgATATAAATATGATTTAcggcaggggtcggcaaccttttgtgCACTGCGGACCGGTTTAAAACTGAATTTTTTTCGCGGACCGGccttcaaaaaaattgttaaactaTTGTTGCAGCCATTACacattatgatgtaacaaatacGTTCATTATGATGTCCTATAGTTGGGATAAATCAACTAAAGCGGATTTCCAATACCTTTTTGGTTATAAAATTTGACAACTTTATTGCACTACAGACATGGACAAGTAATGCGGCCCGGTAAAGATCGGTACCGGGCCGCGGCCCCGTGGTTGCCGACCACTGATTTACGGTGTATTGGTTATTACACTTTTATGCGTTTATCCAATACAATAATTGccaataataataacatttattggcGCTATGTAGGCCAAAGTCTTTTATATCACAATTGAATAAAAAGCAGTTAAAACGTCAAAAGCTTTATGAATATTTTAGTGAATGTATGCATTAAATTCGTGGAGATGTTGCTACTTTTAAGTATTGGACCTGAAAACCCTTTTATATGCACTGTGTtgattagaaatatttttaatctagtcaatattttataagaattttattaatatttccCATGTAATGACGAATAGTTGTGAAACGGCTACCAACCGGGTTTACCATCTCTCGTGCTCCGTCAGTAAGTTCAACTACAAACCTCTCTGCTGCGGAATGACGGTCGGCGGGGTTTTGTCCTTCAGCGAAAACCAATACATAAAGGTAATTTTTGAACTCGCTGTCACACCTTATTCTTTATGCTTTAACGCCTGacagagataggcttttcatgAAATTTGTGAACATGGCGACTTGTTTTCTTTCACATCCAAGATGCCGGGCTGGGTTTTGAAGGTTGCGGTAATATATGTAACCTACAGACGGCTGAACAACAATACGCAGGGCCTATTGGAGAAGACAATGATACGGAAATGCGGTTAAAACGTTTCTCTAAATATAGGTCTAATATGAATATAACGCTCTTATATAGACTATTGTAGGAAAATTGGTCTTGTAAGAGGTGACCCTTGGGGTATAAGCAGTTCGACAttatcattttaatttttcgatATTGGCGTGGTGGACGCGAAAAAAACAATGGCGGATGATATTAGCATATAGCCGTGgagggcaacatacggcccacaacgggattttgagcggcctgcagacagtttccggtcttacatgataatgtggcccgCGGCCACAGTCTGCCGCAATCGGCGTTATAAccttaataaattcattaaatactgtttttggtctctatgcttttaaacttaaagtttacattaaatacgatttattccttgcataggtggataaatacGCGATTTATGTATcaattcaggaatccggcccgtcAAGTACTTTATTTTCCCATGTTGGGCCGACTGTgtaagttgcccgcccctgacAAATAGGCTAACGCATGGAGAAAACTGACGAAaccaaaaagatttaaaaagtggacgaaaaactgaaaacaataaCGATAACAACTTTCTAAAAACGACCAGCACATACAACGAATTCCAAAGTAGAAAAACTAAAGACAATGTTTTCGACATTAAGTTGCTGAAAATTAACCGAATCGCTATGTGTAATGCGGCGAAGTATGATGCAGTATAAACTGCTTTATGTCATGGACGTAATAACGGCTTGTTTTATACCTGTAGCTCATATATAGCATATTTATAGGTCATTGCTAGTTTTATAAAGTGATCATATTGTGCAGTTACTTAATgtaattaacttttattgtgGGCAACACCGACTAGAACGATAAGTTTTGTGGTCGGGATGAGTGCAAGCATAGCTTTGGTCACCAAAATAATAAGAGATGATATTAACTACGTCAGAAAGTAGCGACAACGTGGCATTCAAGATTTTAAAGGCGTAGGCTACAGCATTCATTTCTCAGCACTCGCCTTTACAATCACTCGCCTTCTTACCAAACAACTTGTTTAAATAAGGAACAACTACAGTAAAAGGATATCTTTCGCAACAAAAGACTAATGTGATAGATAACAGCGTTTAAGTTTAGTATCTCTGCTGGCTGTAGAAAACCAGTACCATGACTATTTTCATGCGGGTTTAAAACCGTCTTGGTTTCGTTATTTTTTACAGGGTTTTTAGAGCTTATAGCaacttttgctttatttatCGTCCTCGCCGCGAGAAGGACGGAAAATTAAATGATTGAATAAGTGTAGGCTAC includes the following:
- the LOC143468297 gene encoding beta-1,4-galactosyltransferase 2-like isoform X3, producing the protein MKAEAIVMRSPPIRKCFLYVFFALVSITNVMWIVSSYWLNRRLRHNAFNVTYRENVTSAMSVTIRITVLAEKPVCSAPDKLVGVMKMNMAEMIKTYHDLNASVSTQSTRSGGFAFEPDSCKPKLSVAIIIPFRDREDHLKTLLGHLHPILLRQNLRFQVFVVEQSGNGTFNKGRLMNTGFLYAKNEAKTHFDCYIFHDVDMLPEDDRNLYSCETATNRVYHLSCSVSKFNYKPLCCGMTVGGVLSFSENQYIKVNGFPNDYWGWGGEDDDMNSRIKLQGLRVGRPALGLCRYSMIAHARDRLNPYSKDVVNSRVDFYSDSSENNGLTNLKTKLLKTSRFSLYVNLLVDVGLPGPWP
- the LOC143468297 gene encoding beta-1,4-galactosyltransferase 2-like isoform X5, with product MSRNISRKAEAIVMRSPPIRKCFLYVFFALVSITNVMWIVSSYWLNRRLRHNAFNVTYRENVTSAMSVTIRITVLAEKPVCSAPDKLVGVMKMNMAEMIKTYHDLNASVSTQSTRSGGFAFEPDSCKPKLSVAIIIPFRDREDHLKTLLGHLHPILLRQNLRFQVFVVEQSGNGTFNKGRLMNTGFLYAKNEAKTHFDCYIFHDVDMLPEDDRNLYSCETATNRVYHLSCSVSKFNYKPLCCGMTVGGVLSFSENQYIKVNGFPNDYWGWGGEDDDMNSRIKLQGLRVGRPALGLCR
- the LOC143468297 gene encoding beta-1,4-galactosyltransferase 2-like isoform X2 encodes the protein MSRNISRKAEAIVMRSPPIRKCFLYVFFALVSITNVMWIVSSYWLNRRLRHNAFNVTYRENVTSAMSVTIRITVLAEKPVCSAPDKLVGVMKMNMAEMIKTYHDLNASVSTQSTRSGGFAFEPDSCKPKLSVAIIIPFRDREDHLKTLLGHLHPILLRQNLRFQVFVVEQSGNGTFNKGRLMNTGFLYAKNEAKTHFDCYIFHDVDMLPEDDRNLYSCETATNRVYHLSCSVSKFNYKPLCCGMTVGGVLSFSENQYIKVNGFPNDYWGWGGEDDDMNSRIKLQGLRVGRPALGLCRYYMIEHERDHFNPYTENVVNDRVAVANQKAKISGLNNLKTNTTSVTNRPLYTHLYVDVGPVGE
- the LOC143468297 gene encoding beta-1,4-galactosyltransferase 2-like isoform X1; this translates as MSRNISRKAEAIVMRSPPIRKCFLYVFFALVSITNVMWIVSSYWLNRRLRHNAFNVTYRENVTSAMSVTIRITVLAEKPVCSAPDKLVGVMKMNMAEMIKTYHDLNASVSTQSTRSGGFAFEPDSCKPKLSVAIIIPFRDREDHLKTLLGHLHPILLRQNLRFQVFVVEQSGNGTFNKGRLMNTGFLYAKNEAKTHFDCYIFHDVDMLPEDDRNLYSCETATNRVYHLSCSVSKFNYKPLCCGMTVGGVLSFSENQYIKVNGFPNDYWGWGGEDDDMNSRIKLQGLRVGRPALGLCRYSMIAHARDRLNPYSKDVVNSRVDFYSDSSENNGLTNLKTKLLKTSRFSLYVNLLVDVGLPGPWP
- the LOC143468297 gene encoding beta-1,4-galactosyltransferase 2-like isoform X4 is translated as MRSPPIRKCFLYVFFALVSITNVMWIVSSYWLNRRLRHNAFNVTYRENVTSAMSVTIRITVLAEKPVCSAPDKLVGVMKMNMAEMIKTYHDLNASVSTQSTRSGGFAFEPDSCKPKLSVAIIIPFRDREDHLKTLLGHLHPILLRQNLRFQVFVVEQSGNGTFNKGRLMNTGFLYAKNEAKTHFDCYIFHDVDMLPEDDRNLYSCETATNRVYHLSCSVSKFNYKPLCCGMTVGGVLSFSENQYIKVNGFPNDYWGWGGEDDDMNSRIKLQGLRVGRPALGLCRYSMIAHARDRLNPYSKDVVNSRVDFYSDSSENNGLTNLKTKLLKTSRFSLYVNLLVDVGLPGPWP